The sequence below is a genomic window from Phycisphaerae bacterium.
ACACATCAGGGCCGCGGCGCCGAGCATATTCTCAGCCGCCTGCTCATCAAGGAAGGCGATGTGATCCCCGGCAACATGTATTTCACGACGACCAAGCTGCATCAGGAACTTGCCGGGGGCCGGTTTGTCGACGTCGTCTGCGATGCGGCGCACGATCCCGAGAGTGACCTTCCTTTCAAGGGCAACATCGACCTGCTGAAGCTGGACCGGCTGATCAACGAAGTTGGCCCGCGGCGAATTCCCTATCTTTCCGTGGCGACCAATGTCAACATGGCCGGCGGCCAGCCCATCAGTCTCTCTAACCTCCGTGAAACCGCTGCCCTGTGCCATCGCCACGGCATCAAGGTGATTCACGACGCCACACGGGCCGTGGAGAATTGTTATTTCATCAAGCTGCGCGAGGCGGGATTCGCCGACAAGAGCCTCGCCGAAATCCTCCGCGAGATATGTTTCCATACCGACGGTTGCACGATCTCTGCGAAAAAGGATTGTCTTGTCAACATAGGCGGGATCCTCGCGGTCAATGACGATGAACTGGCCGACGCGGCCCGGAACATGGTCGTGGTCTATGAGGGCCTGCACACCTACGGCGGCCTGGCCGGTCGCGACATGGAAGCGATGTCCATCGGCATCCGCGAATCCGTGGAGTACGACCACATGCGCGCCCGCATCGGCCAGGTGGAGTACCTTGGCCGGATGTTGTTGGAGGCCGGCGTCCCGATGGTCCGTCCCATCGGCGGACACGGCGTCTTTCTGAATGCCCTGAAGTTCCTGCCGCACATCCCCCGCGAACAATTCCCCGCACAGGCCCTGGCCGCGGCGCTGTACGTCGATTCCGGGGTCCGCGCGATGGAACGCGGGGCCGTCTCTGCCGGACGCGATACCCGCACGGGTCAAAACGTCTACCCGCCGTTGGAACTCGTGCGGTTGACCATTCCTCGGCGCGTTTATACCCAAGCCCACATGGACGTGACCGCCGAGTCCGTAATCGAACTTTTTGAACACCGGGACCGCATTGTCGGACTCAGATTTACCTTTGAGCCCAAACATCTGCGGTTTTTCCAGGCGCGGTTCGCGCCCGTCGGCGGTGAGAGAGTGGTACGCGGCCCGTAGTCTAAGGCGACACTGGACAACTGTTGTTGTTCGACTCTACTCTGCGACCGTACCGTCCTGGTCGCCGCAGCGAGGATGCACACATGAAAGACCACCGAAGGATGCCGCAAGAGCCTCACTCTCGTCGCACGTTCGCTACATGGGTATTGATGTTTGCCGGGCTGATCGCGGGTTACGGGGCCGGCGCACTGCACTTTTTCCAATATCTCGTCCCGCTTCGCCACGAACGCCGTCGCCGGGAGATGTTCATTGGGACGCTCGACTCGCTTCCCGTCGGTTCGACGCGGACGGTTCAGGATCCCCGCGGACAGGGCATCATCATTGCCCGTACGTCCAGCAACCCTGACGACCCGAAAAGGGACT
It includes:
- a CDS encoding tyrosine phenol-lyase, coding for MTKRSWAEPYKIKMVERLRMTTRDERERAIAEAGFNTFLLRSEDVYIDLLTDSGTSAMSDRQWAGLMLGDEAYAGSSNFYRLEETVREFYGHRHVIPTHQGRGAEHILSRLLIKEGDVIPGNMYFTTTKLHQELAGGRFVDVVCDAAHDPESDLPFKGNIDLLKLDRLINEVGPRRIPYLSVATNVNMAGGQPISLSNLRETAALCHRHGIKVIHDATRAVENCYFIKLREAGFADKSLAEILREICFHTDGCTISAKKDCLVNIGGILAVNDDELADAARNMVVVYEGLHTYGGLAGRDMEAMSIGIRESVEYDHMRARIGQVEYLGRMLLEAGVPMVRPIGGHGVFLNALKFLPHIPREQFPAQALAAALYVDSGVRAMERGAVSAGRDTRTGQNVYPPLELVRLTIPRRVYTQAHMDVTAESVIELFEHRDRIVGLRFTFEPKHLRFFQARFAPVGGERVVRGP
- a CDS encoding ubiquinol-cytochrome c reductase iron-sulfur subunit, which translates into the protein MKDHRRMPQEPHSRRTFATWVLMFAGLIAGYGAGALHFFQYLVPLRHERRRREMFIGTLDSLPVGSTRTVQDPRGQGIIIARTSSNPDDPKRDFRALSTKCPHLGCKVHWEEGQGRFRCPCHEGIFDKDGKAVSGPPAQEGKNLLEYEIRVDRKTGWVYVMVAQEMPYGA